A genomic window from Schistocerca serialis cubense isolate TAMUIC-IGC-003099 chromosome 4, iqSchSeri2.2, whole genome shotgun sequence includes:
- the LOC126474539 gene encoding dentin sialophosphoprotein-like, whose amino-acid sequence MLATAHPALSVLPLVLAAKGTDEQHHALGTPDTQKSSLTQSKVENDNTWLHSEQEDAEHGRSEQHLVQNVKKKPLYGWSSLIKAIFQEKENRSRSEEDDSSDSSSNDSSDSSGSDNENSSGDNSGSNESDGDDSNSSSSDEENTSGNNSGSNDSDEDDSSNDDENTSGSNSGSNENDEDDSNSSNSNSNDDENNSGNHNGSNDSDEDDSGNDDENNSGNNSGSNESDEDDSGNSNSSSNDDENNSGNNSQSNEDDSDSGNGGGGDRQKNRRHAAERAADAIPEVER is encoded by the exons ATGTTGGCTACAGCTCATCCGGCATTGTCCGTGCTGCCTCTGGTGTTAGCAGCTAAGG GTACCGATGAACAGCATCACGCTCTTGGGACACCAGACACTCAGAAATCGTCGCTTACTCAGTCAAAGGTTGAGAATGACAACACATGGCTACATTCTGAACAAGAGGATGCTGAACATGGAAGAAGTGAGCAACACTTAGTACAAAATGTAAAGAAGAAACCTTTATATGGCTGGTCTAGTCTCATAAAAGCTATatttcaagagaaagaaaacagaagCAGAAGCGAAGAAGATGACAGCAGCGACAGCAGTAGTAATGACAGCAGTGACAGCAGTggaagtgacaatgaaaattctagTGGTGATAACAGTGGCAGCAATGAAAGTGATGGAGATGATAGTAACAGCAGTAGTAGTGATGAGGAAAATACTAGTGGTAATAACAGCGGCAGtaatgacagtgatgaagatgacagTAGTAATGATGATGAAAATACTAGTGGTAGTAACAGTGGCAGCAATGAGAATGATGAAGACgacagtaacagtagcaacagcaatagTAACGATGATGAAAACAACAGTGGTAATCACAATGGCAGtaatgacagtgatgaagatgatagtggtaatgatgatgaaaataataGTGGTAATAACAGTGGCAGCAATGAGAGTGATGAAGATGACAGTGGCAATAGCAACAGCAGTAGTAACGATGATGAAAACAACAGTGGTAACAACAGTCAGAGTAATGAAGATGACAGTGACAGTGGAAATGGTGGTGGAGGCGATA